GACCGAAAACTTCATAAAGGTGTTGCGCAAAACGTTTCGCTATTTCTAAAAGATTCGACTTGCCCGTGGCACGATGATGCGCGACCGCCGCTTGGATCAAATGCCCAGCGCAATAGATTTCATGGTCCTTTGCAAGGTTGGAAAAACGCTTGCATTTGTTTTCTCCTGCAAAAGATGTGTTCACATAGCCATCGCTGTCTTGTGCATTTGCGATTTTTTCGATGATTTCGTCTACTTCTCTTTCTAATTTGGAATCAGGATTTAAAGCCAACGCGTAAGCCGCCGCCTCGAGCCATTTATATAAGTCGCTGTCTCGATAAACGAAACCTCGCAAAGGGGCATTGCTTTTCCCGGAAGCGATATCGAAGGCTTCGACAGAGCCGGTTTCTTTCAACATCTTGAGCCCATGCCAAATGCCTTTTTCGAATATCGCTCGCTGCCGGTTTGCTAACAATCCATTTTTCATTTCGATTTTTTCAATGGATATAGGTCGTATCTTAGAGAATGGACTTTTCGAAAAATCAGCCAACGGAATCATAGTGAATAAGATTCTATCAGGAACTTGCCGAACAGTGTTTCCGAAGCGATCTCGAGAAACTATTTCGAAAAGAGGTTCGAGCGCAGGAGCGCATATCTAAATAGTTTTTGCTTGCGACACCCTCACTTCATCAATCTGGGTTTGCTACACTTTTTGCTATGACTCTTTTCGTGGAATTTCCGGAGTTCCTTCGAGCGGTGAAGATGTTTGGAGGCGAACCCACCGCCTGCTGTCTGATGCTGAAAGCCATCCGAGATTCGGTGCACCTCACCTATGCAGACCCGAAATCGGGGGTGCACGTCTCATCCTTTTGTGTCGGAACAGAGGATGAAGTGACAGCGAAACTAAAAGCAGAGGGCTTCGAGACTATGCGGGGAATGTGGGTAAGCGAAGCGTCGTTAGAGCATCTCGCAAAACTCTCTGGTGAAACCTACGTGGCGGCAGTCGCTTATACGACAAAGGCAGGTCCGGGGCTGTGGATGGACGCCTATCCAACTCCTCCGAGTGAAGGCACTGTTCTCCGAACGATTTTCGAAGAGTTCGTCGCTGAGGGGTATCTCGGGGAAAATGAATTCGAGAGGTTCTTGGAGGAGGGAAATCCCACGGTTAGAATTTTAGGTCCTCTCGAAATCGAGAAGTTTTTGAAGCAAAAACAAACTGCGTAAAAAGCAAAAAAAGAGGGTTGCGGTGAAAGGAGAGCAAAGCCCGCAAACCCCCAAAGATGTGTGAACTCGATATTTTTATCGGTTCGGGGACATTCGTTTTTTAGAGTTCCATAAATGCTTTTTTCAAACCCTAGCAAAAACCAAGGATTTCCTCAAGTATCATCCGCATTCGTGCTTAGGCTTTTTTCTTTGCTTTCGCTTATGGCGTACTCCTTGCTTGTTTCTGCTTTTGCTCAAGTTACCGTTCCCACATGAGCAGGTTGACCTGGTGAAGGGCAGTTGCTCGGTGCGGGCAACCTCGGCAAAGAATGGACTTTTTCGACTCGGTTCGTTGACTCCGAAGAGGAAGAGGAACGTTGGGTGAATGTGCTCGAATACCGTTTCAATCACAAGTTCAGTTACGGTATCGAATACAACCCAGGGGACAAAAGTGCGAATCTCTTGCGAATCATTTGGACTCTCACCGAGGAAACAGAGCAGATACCAATGATCACAATTAGCACTTCAGAAACACGCGTAGGTTCAGTCGCTGGGGGTCATATCAACTTATCGTTTGCAAAATCCCTACCTCAATCTCCACTCGGAGGATATCTCGCAGTCCATTACGCTTTCGACCGTGGTTTCGAGTTTCCATTCGGCGTTAGTTTTCAATTGAGTCGAGAGGTTAGCCTCCTGCCTATGTATGATGGTGAAAAGTGGAATGTTCTTTTGAACTTTGTTCAGAAAGATTTTTGGGTTACAGTGGGAACGCACGGCATCAAAGAACCCGAACTGCTAATCGCCGTCGGATTTGGGTTCGGAAATGTAAAATAAAAAATCTTTGATAAATCATCGCTTCTTATCGAGCCAGCAGGAGTGTCCCATTTGTGATGCTCGATGACGCCGCTTTGGTCTTTCTCATTTTCCTCGCGGCGACCCTTTATTCTTCTGTAGGTCATGCAGGTGCTTCCGGCTACTTAGCAGCGATGGCGCTTTTCGGAGTAGCGCCGGAAACGATGAAGCCAGCTGCGCTTGTATTGAATATTTTAGTGGCTGCTATTGCCACCACGCGATTCTTAACAGCGAAAGCGTTTAGTGCACAATTGTTTATTCCGTTAGTGCTGACTTCAGCTCCGTTTGCATTTCTCGGAGGGGCATGGACGCTATCCGGACAGTGGTACAAAATTCTGGTCGCCTTTGCACTGGTAACGGCAGCATTTCGTTTGGCTCTACACTCTCGAGGGGCAGAAAAACCACTTGTTGAAGCACCTTTGTGGCAAACGCTCATCTTAGGGGCAGCGATCGGGCTGTTATCCGGTCTTACAGGAGTGGGCGGAGGAATTTATTTGACACCCGTGATTCTGTTTGCAGGCTGGGCACGTCCGAGGGAAGCGAGCGGAGTCTCAGCCGCTTTTATCCTCGTGAATTCTATAACTGGCCTTGCTGGTAGATGGCAGGCAGCACCGAGCCTTCCTCCACAAATTCCTTATTGGGCTGCCGCTGCATTATGCGGTGGACTACTTGGGTCGCATTTAGGCGTAAAGAGACTGAGCGCAATGGGTCTCCGCCGCGCTCTATCAGCGGTGCTGGTAGTAGCAGCGATAAAACTCATTTATAGTTGATCAAGGCTTGGAAAGGTCAGTGGAACTGCTCTCAAAAGAGTTGCTTATTTTTTTTGAGTCTGAATAACGTGTAAAATAGAGCGACTAAAACGCAGATGTTTTCGGAGGTTACAAATGAAAACGATTCTAATGAGCATCGCTTTAGCCCTTACGATTGGAACAGCCCCCTTCGCACAACAACAAGAATGTGATTGTTGCAAAAAGCCAACGGACGAACAAGCGAAGAATAGTTTGCAAATTAGCCCGGATAAAAAAGGTGTGCAAAAGGCGACGATAAAAGTAGATAACGGATTTTCTCCTGCGACGATTATTGTAAAGACAGGAAAACTCGTGGAGTTGACTTTCGATACTAAAAGCCGTGGGTGTGCAACGGAAGTCGTCTTTAAAACTTTGAAAATCCGAAAAGGGCTTACCGATGGTAAAAAGACTGTCGTAACATTCACTCCGAAGAATGCCGGGACATACGTTTTCGAATGTCCTATGGGGATGTACAAGGGAAAAATCGTAGCGAAATAGCCCCCCCTGTTTTAGTCTGGTCCTTCTAATTTTTTTATTAGCGAACGCGATTAATAAGCCTCAACGTAGGAATGTTGAGGCATAAATTTATGCGTTTTCCTACATCGAAGTCTGTAAAATACTGATTGTGTTCACCTCTTTTCGTTTAGCGTTCACGGCGTTAGGAGAGCATCGAATGCGTTCTCTATTGAGCGCTATCGGAATTATGGTGGGGACGACGGCGATTATGCTGCTTGTTTCCATCGCGCTCGGGGTGAAAGAAGGTGTAACAGCAGAAGTAGACGAACTGGGGACGAACCTTCTTGTAGTGATGCCTGGAATCGTCGACCCTTCGGACCCATTCAGTGGAAGTGGCACCATTGGGCTCAGCCCATTTACGAATAAAGATGTCGAAGGCTTGAAGCGAATCCCCGGTGTCAAAAAAGTGGTTCGTTGGGCATTAGTAGGTGGAGTAATTACATCGAAAAACGGAAGAACGGGCGCTTTCGCAATTGGATGCGACCCGGAATGGTTTTCGATTGCGAAACACGAATTTTCCGAAGGTGTTCCATTCGACAGCGTTCGTGGAAATGTCGCTGTTTTGGGTTCGAATCGAAGGTGGGATTTATTCAAGACCGGAAAAGCGATAGGCGAAGAAATCAGAATCAATAATTTTCCTTTCGAAGTAATAGGAGTTTTGAAGGGAGAAGATGAGCGAAATCTATTATCGGGTCCTGCATTGAGCAACATCGTCGTTTATATTCCTTTCGACGAAGTGTCCAAAATGATGAGACAAGAACAGATTCACCGAATTTTCGTGCAAACAGACCCTAGCGTCGAACCTCGATTGTTGAAAAGCGCAATCGAGAAAAGCATGCTTCACACTCAAAATGGCTCGGAGAATTTCAGCGTGCTCACACAAGACGAACTTTTGCAGGCTGTTTACAATGTGCTGAGAATCGTCACCTATCTCGTCGTCGGAATTTCTACAGTAGCCTTGGCTGTCGGAGGGTTAGGGGTGATGACCGTGATGCTTATGAATGTGAACGAACGAACACGGGAAATCGGCATCCGAAAAACTGTAGGGGCACGAAAAATAGACATTTTCACTCAGTTCTTTTGGG
This genomic stretch from Fimbriimonadales bacterium harbors:
- a CDS encoding sulfite exporter TauE/SafE family protein; this translates as MLDDAALVFLIFLAATLYSSVGHAGASGYLAAMALFGVAPETMKPAALVLNILVAAIATTRFLTAKAFSAQLFIPLVLTSAPFAFLGGAWTLSGQWYKILVAFALVTAAFRLALHSRGAEKPLVEAPLWQTLILGAAIGLLSGLTGVGGGIYLTPVILFAGWARPREASGVSAAFILVNSITGLAGRWQAAPSLPPQIPYWAAAALCGGLLGSHLGVKRLSAMGLRRALSAVLVVAAIKLIYS
- a CDS encoding cupredoxin domain-containing protein; the encoded protein is MKTILMSIALALTIGTAPFAQQQECDCCKKPTDEQAKNSLQISPDKKGVQKATIKVDNGFSPATIIVKTGKLVELTFDTKSRGCATEVVFKTLKIRKGLTDGKKTVVTFTPKNAGTYVFECPMGMYKGKIVAK
- a CDS encoding ABC transporter permease, with the protein product MFTSFRLAFTALGEHRMRSLLSAIGIMVGTTAIMLLVSIALGVKEGVTAEVDELGTNLLVVMPGIVDPSDPFSGSGTIGLSPFTNKDVEGLKRIPGVKKVVRWALVGGVITSKNGRTGAFAIGCDPEWFSIAKHEFSEGVPFDSVRGNVAVLGSNRRWDLFKTGKAIGEEIRINNFPFEVIGVLKGEDERNLLSGPALSNIVVYIPFDEVSKMMRQEQIHRIFVQTDPSVEPRLLKSAIEKSMLHTQNGSENFSVLTQDELLQAVYNVLRIVTYLVVGISTVALAVGGLGVMTVMLMNVNERTREIGIRKTVGARKIDIFTQFFWEAVLLTSLGGLLGLAVTYIGITILEWLTPIRAILTLETVVLGFAVSMGVGCIFGLLPAIRAASKDPVESMRYE